The following are encoded in a window of Oncorhynchus mykiss isolate Arlee chromosome Y, USDA_OmykA_1.1, whole genome shotgun sequence genomic DNA:
- the LOC110509700 gene encoding trafficking protein particle complex subunit 13 isoform X4 has product MEVNQAKQEHLLALKVMRLTKPTLFTNMPVTCEDRDLPGDLFGRLMKEDPCTIKGAEALMLGEMLTLPQNFGNIFLGETFSSYISVHNDSSQVVKDILVKADLQTSSQRLNLSASNNAVTELKPESCVDDVIHHEVKEIGTHILVCAVSYTTQAGEKLYFRKFFKFQVLKPLDVKTKFYNAESDLSSVTDEVFLEAQIQNITTSSMFMEKVSLEPSMMYNIAELNTVETEDEGTSTFGKMSYLQPMDTRQYLYCLKPKPEFAEKAGIIKGVTVIGKLDIVWKTNLGERGRLQTSQLQRMAPGYGDVRLSLEMIPDTVNLEEPFDITCKITNCSERTMDLVLEMCNTCSIHWCGVSGRQLGKVSPSASLALPLKLLSSVQGLQSISGLRLTDSFLKRTYEYDDIAQVCVVCPYMSRES; this is encoded by the exons TGATGCGGTTAACAAAACCCACACTCTTCACTAACATGCCAGTGACATGTGAAGATCGAGACCTCCCAG GAGATTTGTTTGGTCGGCTCATGAAGGAGGATCCATGCACTATTAAAGGAGCAGAGGCTTTAATGCTGGGAGAGATGCTCACACTACCTCAGAACTTTGG AAATATTTTCCTTGGTGAGACCTTCTCGAGTTACATTAGTGTGCACAATGACAGCAGCCAGGTGGTCAAGGACATACTAGTCAAG GCAGACCTGCAGACCAGCTCTCAGAGGTTAAACCTATCAGCGTCCAACAACGCAGTCACAGAGCTGAAGCCTGAGTCCTGCGTTGATGATGTCATCCACCATGAAGTCAAAGAGATTGGGACTCACAT TTTGGTTTGTGCAGTCAGTTATACCACACAGGCCGGAGAGAAGCTGTACTTCAGGAAGTTCTTCAAATTTCAG GTTCTGAAGCCGCTCGACGTCAAAACCAAGTTCTACAATGCAGAG AGTGACCTCAGTTCTGTG ACAGACGAGGTGTTCCTGGAGGCCCAGATCCAGAACATCACCACGTCGTCCATGTTCATGGAGAAAGTATCCCTGGAGCCCTCCATGATGTACAACATCGCTGAGCTCAACACAGTGGAGACTGAGGACGAAGG AACGTCTACATTTGGGAAGATGTCTTACTTGCAGCCCATGGACACGCGCCAGTATCTCTACTGTCTGAAGCCCAAACCAGAGTTTGCAGAGAAGGCGGGCATCATCAAGGGCGTGACGGTGATCGGCAAACTGGACATTGTGTGGAAGACCAACTTAGGAGAAAGAGGAAGGCTGCAGACAAGCCAGCTACAGAGAATG GCTCCAGGTTACGGAGACGTCAGGCTATCGCTGGAGATGATCCCAGACACCGTCAATCTAGAGGAACCCTTTGACATCACCTGTAAGATCACCAACTGCAG TGAGAGGACCATGGACCTGGTGCTGGAGATGTGTAACACCTGCTCCATCCACTGGTGtggtgtatcagggagacagctagGCAAAGTCAGCCCCAGTGCCTCACTCGCTTTGCCCCTcaaactcctctcctctgtccagggACTGCAG AGTATATCCGGCCTGAGACTAACTGACTCATTTCTGAAGAGGACGTATGAATACGATGACATTGCACAGGTGTGTGTGGTCTGTCCATACATGAGCCGGGAGAGCTAA
- the LOC110509700 gene encoding trafficking protein particle complex subunit 13 isoform X1 → MEVNQAKQEHLLALKGLHMDISGKFPTLCNPNPNVYLMRLTKPTLFTNMPVTCEDRDLPGDLFGRLMKEDPCTIKGAEALMLGEMLTLPQNFGNIFLGETFSSYISVHNDSSQVVKDILVKADLQTSSQRLNLSASNNAVTELKPESCVDDVIHHEVKEIGTHILVCAVSYTTQAGEKLYFRKFFKFQVLKPLDVKTKFYNAESDLSSVTDEVFLEAQIQNITTSSMFMEKVSLEPSMMYNIAELNTVETEDEGTSTFGKMSYLQPMDTRQYLYCLKPKPEFAEKAGIIKGVTVIGKLDIVWKTNLGERGRLQTSQLQRMAPGYGDVRLSLEMIPDTVNLEEPFDITCKITNCSERTMDLVLEMCNTCSIHWCGVSGRQLGKVSPSASLALPLKLLSSVQGLQSISGLRLTDSFLKRTYEYDDIAQVCVVCPYMSRES, encoded by the exons TGATGCGGTTAACAAAACCCACACTCTTCACTAACATGCCAGTGACATGTGAAGATCGAGACCTCCCAG GAGATTTGTTTGGTCGGCTCATGAAGGAGGATCCATGCACTATTAAAGGAGCAGAGGCTTTAATGCTGGGAGAGATGCTCACACTACCTCAGAACTTTGG AAATATTTTCCTTGGTGAGACCTTCTCGAGTTACATTAGTGTGCACAATGACAGCAGCCAGGTGGTCAAGGACATACTAGTCAAG GCAGACCTGCAGACCAGCTCTCAGAGGTTAAACCTATCAGCGTCCAACAACGCAGTCACAGAGCTGAAGCCTGAGTCCTGCGTTGATGATGTCATCCACCATGAAGTCAAAGAGATTGGGACTCACAT TTTGGTTTGTGCAGTCAGTTATACCACACAGGCCGGAGAGAAGCTGTACTTCAGGAAGTTCTTCAAATTTCAG GTTCTGAAGCCGCTCGACGTCAAAACCAAGTTCTACAATGCAGAG AGTGACCTCAGTTCTGTG ACAGACGAGGTGTTCCTGGAGGCCCAGATCCAGAACATCACCACGTCGTCCATGTTCATGGAGAAAGTATCCCTGGAGCCCTCCATGATGTACAACATCGCTGAGCTCAACACAGTGGAGACTGAGGACGAAGG AACGTCTACATTTGGGAAGATGTCTTACTTGCAGCCCATGGACACGCGCCAGTATCTCTACTGTCTGAAGCCCAAACCAGAGTTTGCAGAGAAGGCGGGCATCATCAAGGGCGTGACGGTGATCGGCAAACTGGACATTGTGTGGAAGACCAACTTAGGAGAAAGAGGAAGGCTGCAGACAAGCCAGCTACAGAGAATG GCTCCAGGTTACGGAGACGTCAGGCTATCGCTGGAGATGATCCCAGACACCGTCAATCTAGAGGAACCCTTTGACATCACCTGTAAGATCACCAACTGCAG TGAGAGGACCATGGACCTGGTGCTGGAGATGTGTAACACCTGCTCCATCCACTGGTGtggtgtatcagggagacagctagGCAAAGTCAGCCCCAGTGCCTCACTCGCTTTGCCCCTcaaactcctctcctctgtccagggACTGCAG AGTATATCCGGCCTGAGACTAACTGACTCATTTCTGAAGAGGACGTATGAATACGATGACATTGCACAGGTGTGTGTGGTCTGTCCATACATGAGCCGGGAGAGCTAA
- the LOC110509700 gene encoding trafficking protein particle complex subunit 13 isoform X3, which translates to MDISGKFPTLCNPNPNVYLMRLTKPTLFTNMPVTCEDRDLPGDLFGRLMKEDPCTIKGAEALMLGEMLTLPQNFGNIFLGETFSSYISVHNDSSQVVKDILVKADLQTSSQRLNLSASNNAVTELKPESCVDDVIHHEVKEIGTHILVCAVSYTTQAGEKLYFRKFFKFQVLKPLDVKTKFYNAESDLSSVTDEVFLEAQIQNITTSSMFMEKVSLEPSMMYNIAELNTVETEDEGTSTFGKMSYLQPMDTRQYLYCLKPKPEFAEKAGIIKGVTVIGKLDIVWKTNLGERGRLQTSQLQRMAPGYGDVRLSLEMIPDTVNLEEPFDITCKITNCSERTMDLVLEMCNTCSIHWCGVSGRQLGKVSPSASLALPLKLLSSVQGLQSISGLRLTDSFLKRTYEYDDIAQVCVVCPYMSRES; encoded by the exons TGATGCGGTTAACAAAACCCACACTCTTCACTAACATGCCAGTGACATGTGAAGATCGAGACCTCCCAG GAGATTTGTTTGGTCGGCTCATGAAGGAGGATCCATGCACTATTAAAGGAGCAGAGGCTTTAATGCTGGGAGAGATGCTCACACTACCTCAGAACTTTGG AAATATTTTCCTTGGTGAGACCTTCTCGAGTTACATTAGTGTGCACAATGACAGCAGCCAGGTGGTCAAGGACATACTAGTCAAG GCAGACCTGCAGACCAGCTCTCAGAGGTTAAACCTATCAGCGTCCAACAACGCAGTCACAGAGCTGAAGCCTGAGTCCTGCGTTGATGATGTCATCCACCATGAAGTCAAAGAGATTGGGACTCACAT TTTGGTTTGTGCAGTCAGTTATACCACACAGGCCGGAGAGAAGCTGTACTTCAGGAAGTTCTTCAAATTTCAG GTTCTGAAGCCGCTCGACGTCAAAACCAAGTTCTACAATGCAGAG AGTGACCTCAGTTCTGTG ACAGACGAGGTGTTCCTGGAGGCCCAGATCCAGAACATCACCACGTCGTCCATGTTCATGGAGAAAGTATCCCTGGAGCCCTCCATGATGTACAACATCGCTGAGCTCAACACAGTGGAGACTGAGGACGAAGG AACGTCTACATTTGGGAAGATGTCTTACTTGCAGCCCATGGACACGCGCCAGTATCTCTACTGTCTGAAGCCCAAACCAGAGTTTGCAGAGAAGGCGGGCATCATCAAGGGCGTGACGGTGATCGGCAAACTGGACATTGTGTGGAAGACCAACTTAGGAGAAAGAGGAAGGCTGCAGACAAGCCAGCTACAGAGAATG GCTCCAGGTTACGGAGACGTCAGGCTATCGCTGGAGATGATCCCAGACACCGTCAATCTAGAGGAACCCTTTGACATCACCTGTAAGATCACCAACTGCAG TGAGAGGACCATGGACCTGGTGCTGGAGATGTGTAACACCTGCTCCATCCACTGGTGtggtgtatcagggagacagctagGCAAAGTCAGCCCCAGTGCCTCACTCGCTTTGCCCCTcaaactcctctcctctgtccagggACTGCAG AGTATATCCGGCCTGAGACTAACTGACTCATTTCTGAAGAGGACGTATGAATACGATGACATTGCACAGGTGTGTGTGGTCTGTCCATACATGAGCCGGGAGAGCTAA
- the LOC110509700 gene encoding trafficking protein particle complex subunit 13 isoform X6 — translation MRLTKPTLFTNMPVTCEDRDLPGDLFGRLMKEDPCTIKGAEALMLGEMLTLPQNFGNIFLGETFSSYISVHNDSSQVVKDILVKADLQTSSQRLNLSASNNAVTELKPESCVDDVIHHEVKEIGTHILVCAVSYTTQAGEKLYFRKFFKFQVLKPLDVKTKFYNAESDLSSVTDEVFLEAQIQNITTSSMFMEKVSLEPSMMYNIAELNTVETEDEGTSTFGKMSYLQPMDTRQYLYCLKPKPEFAEKAGIIKGVTVIGKLDIVWKTNLGERGRLQTSQLQRMAPGYGDVRLSLEMIPDTVNLEEPFDITCKITNCSERTMDLVLEMCNTCSIHWCGVSGRQLGKVSPSASLALPLKLLSSVQGLQSISGLRLTDSFLKRTYEYDDIAQVCVVCPYMSRES, via the exons ATGCGGTTAACAAAACCCACACTCTTCACTAACATGCCAGTGACATGTGAAGATCGAGACCTCCCAG GAGATTTGTTTGGTCGGCTCATGAAGGAGGATCCATGCACTATTAAAGGAGCAGAGGCTTTAATGCTGGGAGAGATGCTCACACTACCTCAGAACTTTGG AAATATTTTCCTTGGTGAGACCTTCTCGAGTTACATTAGTGTGCACAATGACAGCAGCCAGGTGGTCAAGGACATACTAGTCAAG GCAGACCTGCAGACCAGCTCTCAGAGGTTAAACCTATCAGCGTCCAACAACGCAGTCACAGAGCTGAAGCCTGAGTCCTGCGTTGATGATGTCATCCACCATGAAGTCAAAGAGATTGGGACTCACAT TTTGGTTTGTGCAGTCAGTTATACCACACAGGCCGGAGAGAAGCTGTACTTCAGGAAGTTCTTCAAATTTCAG GTTCTGAAGCCGCTCGACGTCAAAACCAAGTTCTACAATGCAGAG AGTGACCTCAGTTCTGTG ACAGACGAGGTGTTCCTGGAGGCCCAGATCCAGAACATCACCACGTCGTCCATGTTCATGGAGAAAGTATCCCTGGAGCCCTCCATGATGTACAACATCGCTGAGCTCAACACAGTGGAGACTGAGGACGAAGG AACGTCTACATTTGGGAAGATGTCTTACTTGCAGCCCATGGACACGCGCCAGTATCTCTACTGTCTGAAGCCCAAACCAGAGTTTGCAGAGAAGGCGGGCATCATCAAGGGCGTGACGGTGATCGGCAAACTGGACATTGTGTGGAAGACCAACTTAGGAGAAAGAGGAAGGCTGCAGACAAGCCAGCTACAGAGAATG GCTCCAGGTTACGGAGACGTCAGGCTATCGCTGGAGATGATCCCAGACACCGTCAATCTAGAGGAACCCTTTGACATCACCTGTAAGATCACCAACTGCAG TGAGAGGACCATGGACCTGGTGCTGGAGATGTGTAACACCTGCTCCATCCACTGGTGtggtgtatcagggagacagctagGCAAAGTCAGCCCCAGTGCCTCACTCGCTTTGCCCCTcaaactcctctcctctgtccagggACTGCAG AGTATATCCGGCCTGAGACTAACTGACTCATTTCTGAAGAGGACGTATGAATACGATGACATTGCACAGGTGTGTGTGGTCTGTCCATACATGAGCCGGGAGAGCTAA
- the LOC110509700 gene encoding trafficking protein particle complex subunit 13 isoform X5 codes for MSRDPGHLSFGVFQMMRLTKPTLFTNMPVTCEDRDLPGDLFGRLMKEDPCTIKGAEALMLGEMLTLPQNFGNIFLGETFSSYISVHNDSSQVVKDILVKADLQTSSQRLNLSASNNAVTELKPESCVDDVIHHEVKEIGTHILVCAVSYTTQAGEKLYFRKFFKFQVLKPLDVKTKFYNAESDLSSVTDEVFLEAQIQNITTSSMFMEKVSLEPSMMYNIAELNTVETEDEGTSTFGKMSYLQPMDTRQYLYCLKPKPEFAEKAGIIKGVTVIGKLDIVWKTNLGERGRLQTSQLQRMAPGYGDVRLSLEMIPDTVNLEEPFDITCKITNCSERTMDLVLEMCNTCSIHWCGVSGRQLGKVSPSASLALPLKLLSSVQGLQSISGLRLTDSFLKRTYEYDDIAQVCVVCPYMSRES; via the exons TGATGCGGTTAACAAAACCCACACTCTTCACTAACATGCCAGTGACATGTGAAGATCGAGACCTCCCAG GAGATTTGTTTGGTCGGCTCATGAAGGAGGATCCATGCACTATTAAAGGAGCAGAGGCTTTAATGCTGGGAGAGATGCTCACACTACCTCAGAACTTTGG AAATATTTTCCTTGGTGAGACCTTCTCGAGTTACATTAGTGTGCACAATGACAGCAGCCAGGTGGTCAAGGACATACTAGTCAAG GCAGACCTGCAGACCAGCTCTCAGAGGTTAAACCTATCAGCGTCCAACAACGCAGTCACAGAGCTGAAGCCTGAGTCCTGCGTTGATGATGTCATCCACCATGAAGTCAAAGAGATTGGGACTCACAT TTTGGTTTGTGCAGTCAGTTATACCACACAGGCCGGAGAGAAGCTGTACTTCAGGAAGTTCTTCAAATTTCAG GTTCTGAAGCCGCTCGACGTCAAAACCAAGTTCTACAATGCAGAG AGTGACCTCAGTTCTGTG ACAGACGAGGTGTTCCTGGAGGCCCAGATCCAGAACATCACCACGTCGTCCATGTTCATGGAGAAAGTATCCCTGGAGCCCTCCATGATGTACAACATCGCTGAGCTCAACACAGTGGAGACTGAGGACGAAGG AACGTCTACATTTGGGAAGATGTCTTACTTGCAGCCCATGGACACGCGCCAGTATCTCTACTGTCTGAAGCCCAAACCAGAGTTTGCAGAGAAGGCGGGCATCATCAAGGGCGTGACGGTGATCGGCAAACTGGACATTGTGTGGAAGACCAACTTAGGAGAAAGAGGAAGGCTGCAGACAAGCCAGCTACAGAGAATG GCTCCAGGTTACGGAGACGTCAGGCTATCGCTGGAGATGATCCCAGACACCGTCAATCTAGAGGAACCCTTTGACATCACCTGTAAGATCACCAACTGCAG TGAGAGGACCATGGACCTGGTGCTGGAGATGTGTAACACCTGCTCCATCCACTGGTGtggtgtatcagggagacagctagGCAAAGTCAGCCCCAGTGCCTCACTCGCTTTGCCCCTcaaactcctctcctctgtccagggACTGCAG AGTATATCCGGCCTGAGACTAACTGACTCATTTCTGAAGAGGACGTATGAATACGATGACATTGCACAGGTGTGTGTGGTCTGTCCATACATGAGCCGGGAGAGCTAA
- the LOC110509700 gene encoding trafficking protein particle complex subunit 13 isoform X2, whose amino-acid sequence MEVNQAKQEHLLALKGLHMDISGKFPTLCNPNPNVYLMRLTKPTLFTNMPVTCEDRDLPGDLFGRLMKEDPCTIKGAEALMLGEMLTLPQNFGNIFLGETFSSYISVHNDSSQVVKDILVKADLQTSSQRLNLSASNNAVTELKPESCVDDVIHHEVKEIGTHILVCAVSYTTQAGEKLYFRKFFKFQVLKPLDVKTKFYNAETDEVFLEAQIQNITTSSMFMEKVSLEPSMMYNIAELNTVETEDEGTSTFGKMSYLQPMDTRQYLYCLKPKPEFAEKAGIIKGVTVIGKLDIVWKTNLGERGRLQTSQLQRMAPGYGDVRLSLEMIPDTVNLEEPFDITCKITNCSERTMDLVLEMCNTCSIHWCGVSGRQLGKVSPSASLALPLKLLSSVQGLQSISGLRLTDSFLKRTYEYDDIAQVCVVCPYMSRES is encoded by the exons TGATGCGGTTAACAAAACCCACACTCTTCACTAACATGCCAGTGACATGTGAAGATCGAGACCTCCCAG GAGATTTGTTTGGTCGGCTCATGAAGGAGGATCCATGCACTATTAAAGGAGCAGAGGCTTTAATGCTGGGAGAGATGCTCACACTACCTCAGAACTTTGG AAATATTTTCCTTGGTGAGACCTTCTCGAGTTACATTAGTGTGCACAATGACAGCAGCCAGGTGGTCAAGGACATACTAGTCAAG GCAGACCTGCAGACCAGCTCTCAGAGGTTAAACCTATCAGCGTCCAACAACGCAGTCACAGAGCTGAAGCCTGAGTCCTGCGTTGATGATGTCATCCACCATGAAGTCAAAGAGATTGGGACTCACAT TTTGGTTTGTGCAGTCAGTTATACCACACAGGCCGGAGAGAAGCTGTACTTCAGGAAGTTCTTCAAATTTCAG GTTCTGAAGCCGCTCGACGTCAAAACCAAGTTCTACAATGCAGAG ACAGACGAGGTGTTCCTGGAGGCCCAGATCCAGAACATCACCACGTCGTCCATGTTCATGGAGAAAGTATCCCTGGAGCCCTCCATGATGTACAACATCGCTGAGCTCAACACAGTGGAGACTGAGGACGAAGG AACGTCTACATTTGGGAAGATGTCTTACTTGCAGCCCATGGACACGCGCCAGTATCTCTACTGTCTGAAGCCCAAACCAGAGTTTGCAGAGAAGGCGGGCATCATCAAGGGCGTGACGGTGATCGGCAAACTGGACATTGTGTGGAAGACCAACTTAGGAGAAAGAGGAAGGCTGCAGACAAGCCAGCTACAGAGAATG GCTCCAGGTTACGGAGACGTCAGGCTATCGCTGGAGATGATCCCAGACACCGTCAATCTAGAGGAACCCTTTGACATCACCTGTAAGATCACCAACTGCAG TGAGAGGACCATGGACCTGGTGCTGGAGATGTGTAACACCTGCTCCATCCACTGGTGtggtgtatcagggagacagctagGCAAAGTCAGCCCCAGTGCCTCACTCGCTTTGCCCCTcaaactcctctcctctgtccagggACTGCAG AGTATATCCGGCCTGAGACTAACTGACTCATTTCTGAAGAGGACGTATGAATACGATGACATTGCACAGGTGTGTGTGGTCTGTCCATACATGAGCCGGGAGAGCTAA